The following proteins are encoded in a genomic region of Burkholderia pyrrocinia:
- a CDS encoding glycosyltransferase family 2 protein, protein MIEPTLNPANDLTPEGPWWVATGPDPYFLLDFGNAGISAGWHLVTLEIELESGVLAPTFYFDTGTGFSQELAQELPASSLSSQGAMIVFPANVHAIRLDPMSCPGRFRIKRFSIQPTSRLSLAWRRMKPMIRLLRDKPALFFPYAAQAVRLLKERGAAGALRHALRDRTTDTLPNSSSNDYGDWVARYDTLSHDDVSGIAAHIQRLVHRPLVSVLVPLYNTPEPFLIRCIESVREQLYDHWELCLVDDASPQPHVQRICERYAAQDSRIRYLRRETNGHIAEATNSALSLATGEFTALLDHDDELAAHALYIVAVELNKQPDLDMLYSDEDKIDEQGKRYEPWFKPDWNYDLMLSQNAVVHLAVYRTSILRAIGGFRSAFNGSQDYDVTLRFSEKTTPERIRHIPFILYHWRAISGSVALATTEKMYPYEAAERAIREHLERTGRSATVERQPHLGYYQVTWPVPALEPKVAIIIPTKDKVELLRVAVDSILEKTTYENYEIVIVNNRSVEASTMEYFAQALQSPKVRLLDYDKPYSFAALNNWAVTQTDAPLLAFVNNDIEVIEPNWLREMVGHALRPEVGSVGAKLLYPNGTIQHSGVVVGIGGLAGHPHVGEPGETFGYFGRASCTQRYSAVTAACVVMRREVFLEVSGFDEVNFAVAFNDVDLGLRLGKAGYANVWTPRALLFHHESASLGLPTNEDRRRQFLEECDNFRRIWADVIRNDPFYNPNLTVSGGDFRPNFPPRVRRPWVEQNDLHEGVVA, encoded by the coding sequence ATGATCGAGCCGACGCTCAACCCGGCGAATGATTTGACGCCTGAAGGGCCATGGTGGGTTGCCACCGGGCCGGATCCTTATTTTCTGCTCGATTTCGGTAACGCTGGGATCTCGGCGGGATGGCACCTCGTCACGCTCGAGATCGAACTCGAGAGCGGGGTTCTGGCACCGACGTTCTATTTCGACACCGGCACCGGTTTTTCTCAGGAGCTTGCGCAGGAGTTGCCCGCGTCGTCCTTGTCGTCGCAGGGGGCAATGATCGTATTTCCGGCGAACGTACACGCGATTCGCCTGGATCCGATGAGCTGTCCCGGACGTTTCAGAATCAAGCGGTTTTCGATTCAGCCGACGTCGAGGCTATCGCTGGCCTGGCGGCGCATGAAGCCAATGATCCGCCTGCTTCGAGACAAACCGGCGCTGTTTTTCCCGTATGCAGCACAAGCCGTTCGGCTGCTCAAGGAGCGTGGCGCCGCCGGTGCGCTGCGGCATGCACTCAGGGATCGCACGACCGATACCTTGCCGAACTCGTCGAGTAACGACTATGGCGATTGGGTCGCGCGCTACGATACGTTGTCGCATGACGATGTATCCGGGATCGCGGCGCATATTCAGCGCTTGGTGCATCGCCCGCTCGTTTCCGTGCTGGTCCCCCTCTACAACACGCCTGAGCCGTTCCTGATCCGATGCATCGAGTCGGTGCGCGAGCAGCTTTATGATCACTGGGAATTGTGCCTCGTCGATGATGCGTCGCCGCAACCTCATGTGCAGCGGATTTGCGAGCGATACGCAGCGCAGGATTCGAGAATCCGCTATTTGCGCCGCGAGACGAATGGACATATTGCCGAAGCCACCAATTCGGCGCTGTCGCTTGCGACAGGCGAGTTCACCGCGCTGCTCGATCACGACGACGAGCTTGCCGCGCACGCCCTGTATATTGTGGCGGTGGAACTGAACAAGCAGCCCGATCTCGACATGCTCTACTCGGATGAAGACAAGATCGACGAACAGGGCAAACGTTACGAACCATGGTTCAAACCGGACTGGAATTACGATCTGATGCTGTCGCAGAATGCCGTGGTGCATCTGGCGGTATATCGGACATCGATACTTCGGGCGATCGGCGGTTTCCGGAGTGCGTTCAACGGTAGCCAGGACTATGACGTGACGCTTCGCTTCAGCGAGAAAACCACGCCGGAGCGCATCAGGCACATTCCGTTCATTCTTTATCACTGGCGTGCAATCAGCGGTTCTGTCGCGCTTGCCACGACTGAGAAGATGTATCCATATGAGGCGGCCGAGCGCGCGATTCGTGAACATCTGGAGAGAACCGGTCGGAGCGCGACGGTGGAACGTCAGCCGCATCTCGGCTACTACCAGGTCACGTGGCCGGTTCCGGCGCTTGAGCCGAAGGTAGCGATCATCATTCCCACGAAGGACAAGGTCGAACTGCTGCGTGTCGCAGTCGATTCGATTCTCGAGAAAACGACCTACGAGAACTATGAAATCGTCATCGTGAACAATCGCAGTGTGGAAGCGAGCACGATGGAGTATTTCGCGCAGGCGCTGCAATCGCCGAAGGTGCGTTTGCTCGATTACGATAAGCCGTATAGTTTTGCTGCACTAAATAATTGGGCCGTGACCCAGACTGATGCGCCGTTGCTGGCTTTCGTGAACAACGACATTGAAGTGATCGAGCCGAACTGGTTGCGGGAAATGGTCGGGCACGCGCTACGTCCCGAAGTCGGCTCGGTCGGCGCGAAGCTGCTTTATCCGAACGGGACGATTCAACACAGTGGTGTGGTCGTGGGTATTGGCGGCCTCGCGGGGCATCCGCATGTCGGAGAGCCCGGGGAAACGTTCGGTTATTTTGGCCGCGCCTCGTGCACTCAGCGGTATTCAGCTGTGACAGCGGCTTGCGTGGTGATGCGCCGCGAGGTCTTTCTTGAAGTCTCGGGTTTTGACGAGGTCAATTTCGCGGTGGCGTTCAATGACGTGGATCTTGGCTTGCGTTTGGGAAAGGCTGGTTACGCGAATGTATGGACGCCGCGCGCACTGCTTTTCCATCATGAATCCGCCAGCCTCGGACTGCCGACGAACGAAGATCGCCGCCGGCAGTTCCTTGAGGAGTGCGACAACTTTCGCAGAATCTGGGCGGATGTCATCAGGAACGATCCGTTCTATAACCCAAATTTGACCGTAAGCGGTGGCGATTTCCGCCCCAATTTCCCTCCTCGCGTGCGCAGGCCGTGGGTCGAGCAGAATGACCTGCATGAAGGCGTGGTGGCGTAG
- a CDS encoding class I SAM-dependent methyltransferase — MENTTGQYSFPEIIEALGVDGELFWEPRRLVSPGAWAGHIATAFWLVKAIQPRVLVELGTHSGNSYSAFCQAVSQYGLSTRCFAVDTWQGDEHAGQYDERVFESISKFNDLHYAGFSKLLRMTFDEARAYFPSHPQGEIDLLHIDGLHTYEAVKHDFDTWIDALSDRAVVLFHDINVRERGFGVWQLWQELSAKYPSFEFDNSEGLGVLCTGSESAPLIAKLTALGADPTAASTIRAMFAARGEAFRRHVQVVDLDRHANNLSGEIVRLSHEAQAAKAGFDERVGALTSDLAQERAVRQTLESGAADAAAAQEVLRQRIVALEVDLARARDEQSSRAASKAECARLSSEVERLEAKLALQHSEHEGQLHSLMESELRERDQIVQSFRSSTSWRVTAPMRAVITRLRGSGVVNPLALSSTGVSGTDGSSTGAQGISDAGLGTDAKAAMRAGFKVRFDAFLTSSGMLRFKQHAEPDVSILLIFYNSVELSYACLASIAEVLSDSEIRAEVIILDNASTDATSRLLDRIEGATIIRSKENLHFLKGTNRAAKEARGKYLLFLNNDALLMSGSLEAAVSLCEAEGDVGAVGGRIILPDGLLQEAGSVVWRNGACTGYGRGAAPEGAEYMFRRDVDYCSGAFLLTPRQLFEGLNAFDERYAPAYYEETDYCLRLWESGHRVVFDPDIVIMHYEFGSASTSAQALQLQQRNHGIFRERHANWLREQHEVAPDKILWARAARSNRKRLLFIEDRVPHESLGAGYPRALELLCSLEKAGADITLFPMFRHDESWPAIRRTVPASVEVMRDHSARDLPRFLKERAGYYDAIVVCRPHNMEAFLGATNRGKSPWVSNTPIIYDAESLFSSRVLLERKLSGETASPDEARKLIADEIALTRPAKAIISVSEAEKRQFESHGVGPVYVLGHAAEPTPTPRAFRQRADFLFVGGIHDDKSPNADSLRWFVTQIWPRVIEKLGADLKLHIVGYNRAASVFALKDRSVHLVGRVDELEPWYDAARVVIAPTRIAAGIPLKAHSAASHGVPMVATRLIAEQLGWESGVHLLAEDDADAFADACVRLYNDEVLWNAMRTNALARVAVDCSTQRFDQTVSDLFAQIFGGDNPSHNLSTQK; from the coding sequence GTGGAAAATACAACTGGTCAATATTCGTTCCCGGAAATCATCGAAGCCTTGGGCGTCGACGGTGAGCTGTTCTGGGAGCCGCGCAGGCTCGTTTCTCCCGGCGCATGGGCGGGTCATATCGCGACCGCATTCTGGCTCGTGAAGGCAATACAGCCGCGTGTGCTGGTGGAATTGGGCACCCACAGCGGCAACTCTTATTCGGCTTTCTGCCAGGCAGTTTCGCAGTACGGATTGTCAACCCGTTGCTTCGCCGTCGATACATGGCAGGGAGATGAGCATGCCGGCCAGTACGATGAGCGTGTCTTCGAGAGCATCTCGAAGTTCAACGATTTGCACTACGCCGGGTTTTCGAAGCTGCTCAGAATGACGTTCGATGAAGCGAGAGCCTACTTTCCGAGCCATCCGCAAGGAGAGATCGATCTGCTTCATATCGACGGATTGCATACATACGAGGCAGTCAAGCACGATTTCGATACATGGATCGACGCACTCTCGGATCGAGCGGTTGTCCTGTTCCACGATATCAATGTTCGCGAGCGGGGGTTTGGCGTCTGGCAGCTTTGGCAGGAACTGTCGGCGAAGTATCCTTCGTTCGAATTCGACAACTCCGAGGGGCTCGGCGTGCTTTGCACTGGATCCGAGAGTGCGCCGCTGATTGCCAAACTGACGGCGCTTGGTGCCGATCCGACGGCTGCATCGACGATTCGGGCGATGTTCGCTGCGCGCGGCGAAGCCTTTCGCCGTCATGTCCAGGTTGTTGATCTCGACAGGCATGCAAACAACCTGAGTGGCGAGATCGTGCGCCTGTCGCACGAGGCGCAGGCTGCTAAGGCCGGGTTCGACGAGCGTGTCGGTGCGCTCACGTCGGACCTGGCACAGGAACGGGCAGTTCGACAGACGCTGGAATCGGGCGCCGCGGATGCCGCGGCTGCGCAGGAGGTTCTCCGTCAACGCATCGTTGCGCTTGAGGTAGATCTGGCGCGAGCGCGAGACGAGCAATCGTCTCGCGCGGCAAGCAAAGCGGAATGCGCGCGTCTTTCGTCCGAAGTCGAACGGCTGGAAGCGAAACTTGCACTGCAACATAGTGAGCACGAAGGGCAACTGCACAGCTTGATGGAGAGTGAGCTGCGCGAGCGCGATCAGATCGTTCAATCGTTCCGGAGCTCCACGTCCTGGCGAGTGACGGCACCGATGCGGGCCGTGATTACGCGGCTTCGCGGCTCGGGAGTGGTGAATCCACTTGCACTTTCGTCAACCGGTGTTTCCGGCACCGACGGATCATCGACGGGGGCGCAAGGTATTTCCGATGCCGGCCTGGGAACCGATGCGAAAGCGGCAATGCGCGCCGGATTCAAGGTGCGTTTCGACGCGTTTCTGACCTCGAGCGGCATGCTGCGTTTCAAGCAGCATGCGGAGCCGGATGTCAGCATTCTGCTGATCTTTTATAACAGCGTCGAGCTGAGCTATGCATGCCTGGCATCGATCGCCGAAGTCCTGAGTGATAGCGAGATCCGGGCGGAAGTGATCATTCTGGACAATGCATCGACCGATGCAACTTCCCGACTGCTTGATCGTATCGAAGGCGCAACGATCATCCGCAGTAAGGAGAATCTGCACTTCCTGAAAGGCACGAACCGGGCTGCGAAGGAGGCGCGCGGCAAGTACCTGCTGTTCCTCAACAACGACGCACTTCTGATGTCTGGCTCCCTGGAGGCAGCGGTGTCGCTTTGCGAGGCGGAAGGCGACGTCGGAGCCGTCGGGGGACGCATCATCCTGCCGGACGGATTGTTGCAGGAAGCCGGATCCGTGGTCTGGCGCAACGGTGCATGCACGGGCTATGGCAGAGGTGCCGCACCTGAAGGTGCAGAATACATGTTCCGTCGCGATGTCGACTACTGCTCGGGGGCGTTCCTGTTGACCCCACGCCAATTGTTCGAAGGTCTGAATGCATTCGACGAACGATATGCGCCGGCTTATTACGAGGAAACGGACTATTGCCTGCGGCTGTGGGAGTCAGGACACCGCGTGGTGTTCGACCCGGACATCGTCATCATGCATTACGAATTCGGCAGCGCGTCGACCAGTGCCCAGGCGTTGCAATTGCAGCAAAGAAACCATGGAATCTTCCGCGAGCGGCACGCGAACTGGCTCCGGGAGCAGCACGAGGTGGCACCGGACAAGATCCTGTGGGCGCGTGCAGCTCGAAGTAACCGGAAAAGACTCCTCTTTATCGAGGACCGCGTACCGCATGAAAGCCTGGGCGCCGGTTATCCTCGCGCGCTCGAGCTTCTGTGTTCGCTGGAAAAGGCGGGAGCAGACATCACGCTTTTCCCGATGTTTCGCCACGACGAGAGTTGGCCGGCTATCCGGCGCACGGTTCCTGCTTCTGTTGAAGTAATGCGTGATCATTCCGCGCGAGATCTTCCACGGTTTCTGAAGGAGCGGGCAGGCTACTACGATGCGATCGTGGTTTGCCGCCCGCACAACATGGAAGCGTTCCTCGGAGCAACCAACCGTGGCAAATCACCGTGGGTGAGTAACACTCCCATCATTTACGACGCGGAATCGCTGTTTTCGTCGAGAGTGCTGCTGGAGCGAAAATTGTCTGGCGAGACTGCGTCGCCAGACGAGGCACGCAAGCTGATTGCAGACGAAATTGCGCTGACCCGTCCGGCTAAAGCGATCATTTCCGTGTCCGAGGCCGAGAAGCGTCAATTCGAATCGCATGGCGTGGGGCCCGTCTACGTGCTCGGACATGCGGCCGAGCCGACGCCGACACCGCGTGCGTTCAGGCAACGCGCCGACTTCCTGTTCGTCGGCGGTATCCATGACGACAAATCACCCAATGCCGATTCCCTGCGCTGGTTCGTGACGCAAATTTGGCCTCGGGTTATTGAGAAACTGGGTGCCGATCTCAAGCTCCACATTGTGGGCTACAACCGAGCAGCCAGTGTTTTCGCGTTGAAGGATCGATCGGTGCACCTGGTCGGCCGAGTCGACGAACTGGAGCCATGGTACGACGCTGCGCGTGTCGTCATTGCTCCGACTCGAATCGCCGCAGGTATTCCTCTCAAGGCGCATAGCGCGGCATCGCATGGCGTTCCGATGGTGGCGACCCGATTGATTGCCGAACAACTGGGGTGGGAGTCCGGCGTGCATTTGCTGGCCGAGGACGACGCCGATGCGTTTGCCGATGCATGTGTGCGCTTGTATAACGACGAGGTGTTGTGGAATGCGATGCGGACGAATGCACTTGCACGTGTCGCCGTCGATTGTTCGACGCAGCGTTTCGATCAGACGGTAAGCGACCTGTTTGCGCAGATTTTCGGCGGCGATAATCCGTCCCACAACTTGTCAACTCAAAAGTGA
- a CDS encoding glycosyltransferase family 2 protein → MTLSKVSSLVGRITGGRNLGAMLRQGYAVYRREGFGGVKRKLTWMMAGAPGAIDPEDYANWVSRHDRIDDAMREAMGRRIGEFSKAPLISVVMPVYNPRPEWLAEAIESVRRQLYPHWELCIADDRSPDPAIRPLLERYAAQDSRIKVVFRETNGHISAASNSALGLVTGEWVALLDHDDLLPEHALYCVADTIERNPSIRLIYSDEDKIDEGGRRRDPYFKCEWNPDLFHSHNMFSHLGVYQKALLDEVGGFRIGYEGSQDYDLALRCIERVDAAAIRHIPRVLYHWRIHSTSTSSGVEAKPYAAVVGEKAINEHIGRLDVAAHAEYIGYGYRVRYALPAQPPLITLIIPTRNAVQLMRQCIGSILERTTYENYEILIVDNGSDDAEALLYFESLVENPRIRVLRDERPFNYSALNNAAVASANGEFVCLLNNDIEIISPDWLSEMAGLALQPGVGAVGAKLLYPNDTVQHAGLVLGILGVAGNAHKHVPRTTRGYFGRAGLVSGFSAVTAACLLVRRSIYREVGGLDEQNLAVAYNDVDFCLRVREAGYRNVWTPFAELYHHESATRGPETDPANQLRFQRETAHMTQRWGKMLLDDPCYSPNLTLDREDFSLAWPPRVAPLA, encoded by the coding sequence ATGACATTGTCAAAAGTCAGTTCGCTCGTAGGTCGGATAACCGGGGGCAGGAACCTTGGCGCCATGTTGCGCCAGGGCTATGCCGTCTATCGCCGTGAAGGTTTCGGCGGGGTCAAGCGCAAGCTCACGTGGATGATGGCCGGTGCGCCCGGGGCAATCGATCCGGAGGATTATGCGAACTGGGTAAGTCGTCACGATCGGATCGACGATGCCATGCGAGAGGCGATGGGGCGCCGCATCGGCGAGTTCTCAAAAGCGCCGCTGATCTCGGTGGTGATGCCGGTCTACAACCCCCGTCCCGAGTGGCTGGCGGAAGCGATTGAATCCGTGCGGCGCCAGCTCTATCCTCACTGGGAGCTGTGCATCGCGGACGATCGCTCTCCGGACCCGGCGATTCGTCCGTTGCTCGAGCGTTATGCAGCGCAGGATTCGCGGATCAAGGTGGTATTCCGCGAAACCAACGGCCATATTTCCGCGGCTTCGAACAGCGCGCTCGGTCTGGTAACCGGGGAGTGGGTTGCATTGCTGGATCACGACGATCTGCTGCCGGAACATGCACTCTACTGCGTGGCGGATACGATCGAGCGCAACCCGTCCATCCGTCTGATTTATTCGGACGAGGACAAGATCGACGAGGGTGGCAGGCGCAGGGATCCCTATTTCAAATGTGAATGGAATCCGGATCTATTCCATTCGCACAATATGTTCAGCCACCTTGGGGTCTACCAGAAGGCACTGCTGGACGAAGTCGGCGGGTTTCGCATTGGCTATGAGGGGTCGCAAGACTACGATCTCGCGCTGCGTTGCATCGAGCGCGTCGATGCGGCTGCCATTCGTCATATTCCTCGGGTGCTCTACCACTGGCGGATTCATTCAACCAGCACGTCGAGCGGTGTCGAAGCGAAGCCCTATGCGGCAGTTGTCGGCGAAAAGGCCATCAATGAGCATATCGGCAGGCTGGACGTGGCGGCACATGCCGAATACATCGGATATGGCTATCGTGTCAGGTATGCGCTGCCGGCGCAGCCACCGCTTATTACGCTGATTATTCCGACCCGCAATGCAGTGCAACTGATGCGTCAATGCATCGGTAGCATTCTCGAACGCACGACTTACGAAAATTACGAAATCCTGATCGTTGACAATGGCTCGGACGATGCCGAAGCGTTGCTTTATTTTGAGTCCCTCGTTGAGAACCCCAGAATTCGGGTCTTGAGGGACGAGCGACCGTTCAATTATTCGGCGCTGAATAACGCCGCGGTAGCGTCCGCCAACGGCGAGTTTGTTTGTTTGCTCAACAACGACATCGAAATCATTTCTCCGGACTGGTTGTCCGAAATGGCTGGTCTGGCGCTGCAGCCCGGAGTGGGCGCGGTCGGGGCAAAATTGTTGTATCCGAACGATACCGTGCAGCATGCAGGTCTCGTGTTGGGAATTCTCGGCGTCGCTGGCAACGCGCACAAGCACGTTCCAAGGACGACGCGTGGCTACTTCGGGCGTGCCGGTCTCGTCAGCGGATTCTCGGCGGTGACGGCTGCTTGCCTGTTGGTACGCAGGTCGATCTACCGGGAGGTCGGGGGGCTGGACGAACAGAATCTGGCCGTGGCCTATAACGATGTCGATTTCTGCTTGCGCGTTCGCGAGGCCGGTTACCGGAACGTATGGACGCCGTTTGCCGAGTTGTATCACCACGAGTCTGCGACACGCGGCCCGGAAACCGATCCCGCCAACCAACTGCGCTTCCAGCGTGAAACCGCGCATATGACGCAGCGTTGGGGCAAGATGTTGCTGGATGATCCTTGCTATAGCCCCAACCTGACCCTCGATCGCGAGGATTTCAGTCTCGCGTGGCCCCCCAGGGTGGCACCGCTTGCTTAG
- a CDS encoding ABC transporter ATP-binding protein has translation MAHIELKNVTLDLPIYDVQGRSLKKQVMRMGRRNRIAEGSDGVIVVRALDDVNVRFERGDRIGLIGHNGAGKSTLLRVMAGIYPPTAGAVSRIGKAVPLLDISLGMDENSTGMQNIRLRGLLLGMSDAEIRQKQQSIAEFCELGDYLDLPIRTYSSGMRVRLAFAVSTAVDAEILLLDEVMGVGDASFMHKAEARLADLHSRAEIVVLAMHSNSEIRKVCNKALWMERGRVRAFGPADEVVSQYEAAVA, from the coding sequence GTGGCCCATATCGAATTGAAGAACGTGACGCTCGATTTGCCGATCTATGACGTGCAGGGACGCTCGCTGAAGAAGCAGGTCATGCGCATGGGGCGACGCAATCGCATTGCCGAGGGCAGTGACGGTGTGATCGTCGTGCGCGCACTTGACGACGTCAACGTCCGCTTTGAGCGTGGCGATCGTATTGGGCTGATCGGGCACAACGGAGCGGGAAAGTCGACGTTGTTGCGTGTGATGGCGGGTATCTACCCGCCGACAGCCGGGGCCGTGTCGCGCATCGGCAAGGCTGTACCGTTGCTGGATATCAGTCTCGGCATGGATGAAAATTCCACCGGTATGCAGAATATTCGACTGAGAGGCCTGCTGCTCGGAATGTCGGACGCCGAGATACGGCAGAAGCAGCAGAGTATCGCGGAGTTCTGTGAACTCGGCGACTATCTCGATTTGCCGATTCGTACCTATTCCAGCGGCATGCGGGTGCGACTCGCATTCGCCGTGTCTACCGCGGTCGACGCCGAGATCCTGTTGCTCGATGAAGTGATGGGCGTAGGCGACGCGTCTTTCATGCATAAGGCGGAAGCGCGATTGGCGGACCTGCATAGTCGCGCGGAGATCGTCGTACTGGCGATGCATTCGAACAGCGAAATTCGCAAGGTTTGCAACAAGGCGCTGTGGATGGAGCGGGGCCGGGTTCGCGCATTCGGTCCGGCGGACGAGGTGGTGTCGCAGTACGAGGCGGCAGTAGCTTGA
- a CDS encoding mannose-1-phosphate guanylyltransferase/mannose-6-phosphate isomerase, with the protein MNIYPVILCGGSGTRLWPMSRGGYPKQYLRLTGEHTLVQQTVRRLSGIASVAEPIVIANQDQRFLVADQLHGIGVAPEAIVLEPMKRNTAPAVAAAALIAVERSPDALLMVLPSDHVILDSAAFSDLASAAADIAREGYLVTFGIEPTAPHTGYGYIRSGAALDGFGGASRVDEFIEKPDAETAGRFLDQGGYYWNSGMFMLKASTYLEDLARYAPTVLAQIGQAVAQARRDDDFIRLEPQAFALCPDISIDYAVMEKTDRAAMVVASGMGWSDIGSWSALADITEKDTDGNSLSGDVIAEDVTSSYIRADHRMVAAIGLKDTIVVETADAVLVAHRSQTERVKTIVERLNASGRHESVTHRKVVRPWGTYESIDQGERFQVKRIIVNPGSSLSLQMHHHRAEHWIVVRGTARVMNDGRELLLTENQSTYIPLGAKHRLENPGKIPLELIEVQSGAYLSEDDIVRFEDNYGRDVKPI; encoded by the coding sequence GTGAATATCTATCCTGTCATTTTGTGCGGGGGCAGCGGCACCCGCTTGTGGCCCATGTCGCGCGGTGGATATCCCAAGCAGTACTTGCGGCTGACGGGGGAGCATACACTCGTCCAGCAAACGGTGCGCCGGCTGAGCGGCATCGCAAGTGTTGCCGAGCCGATTGTCATTGCAAACCAGGATCAGCGCTTTTTGGTTGCAGATCAGTTGCATGGCATAGGTGTCGCACCGGAGGCCATCGTCCTGGAGCCGATGAAGCGCAATACGGCGCCGGCGGTTGCGGCCGCCGCGCTGATCGCTGTCGAACGATCGCCGGATGCGCTGCTGATGGTCTTGCCGTCCGACCATGTCATTCTCGATTCCGCCGCCTTCTCGGATCTGGCCTCGGCTGCTGCCGATATCGCGCGCGAAGGGTACCTCGTGACTTTCGGAATCGAGCCGACGGCTCCCCATACCGGCTATGGCTATATCCGCAGCGGCGCCGCGCTGGATGGATTCGGCGGAGCGAGCCGCGTCGACGAATTCATCGAAAAACCCGATGCCGAAACGGCGGGGCGCTTCCTGGACCAAGGGGGGTATTACTGGAACAGCGGCATGTTCATGCTCAAGGCATCGACCTATCTGGAAGATCTGGCTCGCTATGCTCCGACGGTATTGGCACAAATCGGGCAAGCGGTTGCACAGGCCAGGCGCGATGACGATTTCATCCGATTGGAGCCGCAAGCATTTGCCTTGTGTCCCGATATCTCCATCGATTATGCAGTGATGGAAAAAACCGACCGCGCGGCGATGGTTGTTGCATCGGGCATGGGCTGGAGCGATATCGGCTCGTGGTCCGCGCTCGCTGACATCACCGAAAAGGACACGGACGGCAATTCGTTGTCGGGCGATGTGATCGCGGAGGACGTGACGAGCAGCTATATCCGGGCAGACCACCGGATGGTAGCTGCGATCGGGTTGAAGGATACGATCGTCGTCGAAACAGCGGACGCGGTACTGGTTGCTCATCGAAGCCAGACGGAGCGCGTGAAGACGATTGTCGAGCGCCTGAACGCGTCGGGGCGGCACGAGTCTGTAACGCATCGCAAGGTTGTGCGCCCATGGGGTACCTATGAAAGCATCGATCAGGGCGAGCGTTTTCAAGTGAAGCGGATCATCGTGAATCCGGGATCGTCGCTCAGCCTGCAGATGCATCATCATCGCGCCGAACACTGGATTGTCGTGCGCGGTACGGCGCGAGTGATGAACGACGGGCGCGAGTTGTTGCTGACGGAGAATCAGTCGACCTATATTCCGCTCGGTGCGAAGCATCGGCTGGAGAACCCGGGAAAGATCCCGCTCGAACTGATCGAGGTTCAGTCAGGTGCCTATTTGAGCGAGGACGACATCGTGCGCTTTGAGGACAATTACGGACGAGACGTCAAGCCGATATAA
- a CDS encoding ABC transporter permease — protein sequence MLTVAIADLKQSIVSWRLWTLLGWLEIRQRYARSRVGPFWLTISMGVMIGSLGVVYGTLFGQDMHAYLPFLAASLVMWGLLSQTIQDGSVAYINSASYIRQMATPKLIYMLQVVWRNLIVMTHNAVIIVVLLAIFGVKSWETLPLFIPGLLLYLLNILWIAMTVGVLSARFRDLPQIISALLQVAFYVTPIIFRPNALNRYTFIVEWNPLAYLLDVVRGPLIGQPPSALTWGVTAGMAAVGWIVALWLTGRYVKRIPYWV from the coding sequence ATGCTCACTGTCGCAATCGCAGACCTAAAACAAAGCATCGTGTCCTGGCGGCTATGGACGCTGCTCGGCTGGCTGGAAATCCGGCAGCGCTATGCGCGCTCGCGTGTCGGCCCGTTCTGGCTCACGATCAGCATGGGCGTCATGATCGGATCGTTGGGCGTCGTCTACGGTACGCTCTTCGGACAGGATATGCACGCCTACCTTCCGTTTCTGGCGGCGAGTCTTGTGATGTGGGGGCTGCTTTCGCAGACGATTCAGGACGGCAGCGTCGCATACATCAACAGCGCGTCCTACATCAGGCAAATGGCGACGCCGAAGCTGATCTACATGCTGCAGGTGGTGTGGCGAAACCTGATCGTGATGACTCACAATGCGGTGATCATCGTCGTGCTCCTGGCGATATTCGGCGTGAAAAGCTGGGAAACCTTGCCTTTGTTCATCCCCGGCCTGCTGCTGTACCTCCTGAACATTCTGTGGATTGCGATGACGGTCGGCGTGTTGTCCGCCCGTTTTCGCGATCTTCCCCAGATCATCTCGGCATTGCTTCAGGTCGCGTTCTACGTGACGCCGATCATCTTCCGTCCCAACGCGTTGAACCGCTATACCTTCATTGTCGAGTGGAATCCGCTCGCATATCTGCTCGACGTCGTGCGTGGCCCGCTGATCGGGCAGCCGCCGAGCGCGTTGACGTGGGGTGTCACGGCCGGTATGGCCGCGGTAGGCTGGATCGTCGCCTTGTGGCTGACCGGTCGTTATGTGAAACGTATCCCGTACTGGGTTTGA